A single region of the Ochotona princeps isolate mOchPri1 chromosome 10, mOchPri1.hap1, whole genome shotgun sequence genome encodes:
- the MTPAP gene encoding poly(A) RNA polymerase, mitochondrial isoform X2 has product MFLDLDDIGKHSASKTSGSFLMEFQVKNVPSARIATQKILSVIGECLDHFGPGCVGVQKILNARCPLVRFSHQASGFQCDLTTNNRIALKSSELLYLYGSLDSRVRALVFAVRCWARAHALTSTIPGAWVTNFALTVMVIFFLQRRSPPVLPTLDSLKALADAEDRCVIEGNNCTFVQDLNKIQPSGNTETLELLLTEFFEYFGNFAFNKNSINIRQGREQSKPDSSPLHIQNPFETSLNISKNVSQSQLQKFVDLARESAWLLQQEEASTPAPRPWGLAALLLPSGAEGGALPRKQRKRPASERVKSLLESIKDNSPENVAGASGKRTSTHV; this is encoded by the exons ACCTCAGGGAGTTTTTTGATGGAATTTCAAGTGAAAAATGTTCCTTCCGCAAGGATAGCAACGCAGAAGATCCTGTCGGTGATCGGCGAGTGCCTGGACCACtttgggcccggctgcgtgggcGTACAGAAGATCCTCAACGCTCGCTGCCCACTCGTGCGCTTCTCCCACCAGGCCTCGGGCTTCCAGTGCGACCTGACCACCAATAACAG GATTGCCTTGAAGAGTTCCGAGCTCCTCTACCTGTACGGCTCGCTGGACTCGAGGGTACGGGCGCTGGTGTTCGCTGTGCGCTGCTGGGCCCGCGCGCATGCGCTCACCAGCACCATTCCCGGAGCGTGGGTCACCAACTTCGCCCTCACCGTGATGGTCATCTTCTTTCTACAGAGGAGATCGCCCCCTGTGCTCCCAACGCTGGACTCTTTGAAGGCCCTGGCTG ATGCAGAGGACAGGTGTGTAATAGAAGGCAACAACTGTACGTTCGTTCAGGACTTGAATAAAATTCAGCCGTCCGGGAACACGGAAACACTGG AATTGCTGCTGACGGagttttttgaatattttggCAACTTTGCTTTCAATAAAAATTCCATAAATATCCGACAG GGACGGGAACAGAGCAAGCCCGACTCCTCTCCGCTTCACATTCAGAATCCTTTTGAAACTTCTCTCAATATAAGCAAGAACGTGAGCCAGAGCCAGCTGCAGAAGTTTGTGGACCTGGCCCGagaaagcgcctggctcctgcagcAGGAAGAAGCCAGCACCCCAGCCCCGCGCCCCTGGGGGCTGgcagccctgctgctgccctctggggCCGAGGGTGGCGCTCTCCCCAGGAAGCAAAGAAAGCGGCCGGCCAGTGAGAGGGTTAAGAGCTTGCTGGAATCCATCAAAGATAACAGTCCAGAAAATGTCGCTGGCGCCAGCGGGAAAAGGACGAGTACCCATGTGTGA